A window of the Eretmochelys imbricata isolate rEreImb1 chromosome 7, rEreImb1.hap1, whole genome shotgun sequence genome harbors these coding sequences:
- the CEP15 gene encoding centrosomal protein 15 has product MASYLAQEVQLARRHDKILSQRSVLLQQMENHLGDKKTEKMSQTQAADAAYKRNAALLSDIEAAEKRLQARVHLQPHPDIVKLETLYWASVEESIPKWEQFLLGRAQTPVGFKKKKSTKYNISHPEGAAQR; this is encoded by the exons ATGGCATCCTACTTAGCACAAGAAGTTCAGCTTGCTAGAAGACATGACAAGAT ACTCTCTCAGAGATCGGTATTGCTACAGCAGATGGAGAATCATCTAGGAGACAAAAAGACTGAAAAGATGTCGCAAACACAAGCAGCTGATGCAGCTTATAAAAGAAATGCAGCACTTTTAAGT GATATAGAAGCAGCAGAAAAGAGGTTGCAAGCAAGAGTACACCTACAGCCACATCCTGATATTGTTAAGCTTGAA ACTCTCTATTGGGCATCAGTAGAAGAATCTATTCCTAAGTGGGAGCAGTTTCTTTTAGGAAGAGCACAAACGCCTGTTggttttaagaaaaagaaatctaCAAAGTATAACATAAGTCACCCAGAAGGAGCTGCACAAAGATAA